A window of the Labrus mixtus chromosome 8, fLabMix1.1, whole genome shotgun sequence genome harbors these coding sequences:
- the LOC132978715 gene encoding leucine-rich repeat-containing protein 24-like — MVLLWFSRLLIILACIPHLSLGCPSGCRCYSLTVECGSLGVKEIPQGVPSATETIFLQDNSIVQIRLQDLTRLGSLHYLYLQNNSISALEPGAFLSQGQLLELALNGNLIHLVTADMFRGLEHLRILYLAGNQITRVQDFTFRGLQRLQELHLQENSIELLADKALSGLSSLALLDLSRNHLRTLGALSLKPLVSLQVLRVTENPWRCDCALGWLRTWIREDGQRLLSSAEQRRLMCSEPPRLSHLSLVEVAPNSLVCIPPVVQLEPSHLTVRLGESLRVSCQASGYPQPQVTWKKASHGKPQLSPRGLVQELGPNGELFRPGSAGGVVTALPSGGMKVRGVGGIQGPVRGTEEGGERDSFDPDMGSGMLFLSNVTVAHAGRYECEAWNPGGVAKVTFHLAVNMSSSSYSSQFWPRFNTHSFVSSSSNSFYQPEVLDVSHEPLYEQDSMDFNALGPATQTAIAVGISLLALTAVLLLIMIYSRHQQIRKEEGGSFCTSKEESILYVNDYSDGPTTFAQLEEYRDDHGHEMYVLNRTKPVPGSASSRCPMLSGFVQQKSMKDALLDHEMVQTLTRSGGMGLRRNPADGGEGPLTTDPEELFLSQSLLFGSQVAYEIHC; from the exons ATGGTCCTCTTGTGGTTCTCCAGACTCCTAATCATCCTGGCCTGCATCCCTCATCTGTCTCTAGGATGCCCCTCCGGCTGCCGCTGCTACAGCCTCACAGTGGAGTGCGGATCTCTTGGGGTCAAAGAAATCCCACAGGGTGTCCCATCGGCCACAGAG ACCATCTTCCTTCAAGACAACTCTATAGTGCAGATCCGTCTTCAGGACCTGACTCGGCTGGGAAGCCTTCATTACCTCTACCTCCAGAATAACAGCATCTCAGCTCTGGAGCCAGGCGCCTTCCTCAGCCAGGGACAGCTGCTGGAGCTCGCCCTGAATGGCAATCTAATCCACCTGGTCACAGCAGACATGTTTCGGGGTCTGGAGCACCTTCGAATCCTGTACCTCGCTGGAAACCAGATCACCAGAGTGCAGGACTTCACCTTTAGAGGACTGCAG CGTCTGCAGGAACTccacctgcaggaaaacagcaTAGAGCTGCTGGCAGACAAAGCTCTGTCAGGTTTATCATCCCTGGCCCTGTTGGACCTGAGCAGAAATCACCTCCGCACCCTGGGAGCCTTATCCCTCAAACCACTCGTCAGCCTGCAGGTGCTCCGTGTCACAG agaaCCCGTGGCGCTGTGATTGTGCTCTCGGCTGGCTGAGAACTTGGATCAGAGAGGATGGCCAGCGTCTGTTGAGCTCTGCTGAACAGCGCCGGCTGATGTGCTCTGAACCACCACGCCTGTCCCATCTCAGTTTGGTGGAGGTGGCTCCCAACAGCCTGGTCTGCATTCCCCCCGTGGTGCAGTTGGAGCCAAGCCACCTGACTGTGCGACTAGGGGAAAGCCTGCGAGTCTCCTGCCAGGCCTCAGGGTACCCTCAGCCTCAGGTAACCTGGAAGAAAGCCTCCCATGGCAAGCCCCAGTTGTCACCTCGAGGACTGGTTCAAGAGCTGGGACCCAATGGTGAGCTCTTCAGGCCTGGGAGTGCTGGAGGAGTGGTGACAGCCCTGCCcagtggagggatgaaggtccGAGGTGTGGGAGGAATCCAGGGGCCTGTGCGAGGGACCGAGGAGGGCGGTGAGAGGGACAGCTTTGACCCTGACATGGGCAGCGGAATGCTGTTTCTTAGCAATGTTACTGTAGCACATGCTGGGCGCTACGAGTGTGAAGCCTGGAACCCTGGAGGTGTAGCTAAAGTCACCTTTCATCTGGCTGTCAACATGTCCTCTTCTTCGTATTCATCCCAGTTCTGGCCTCGTTTCAACACGCACTcctttgtctcctcttcatctaaCTCCTTCTATCAGCCGGAGGTTCTGGATGTCAGCCATGAGCCGCTCTATGAACAGGACAGCATGGACTTCAACGCTCTTGGACCGGCTACACAGACGGCCATCGCTGTCGGCATCTCTTTGCTTGCACTCACCGCCGTCCTCCTCTTGATCATGATCTACAGTCGTCACCAGCAGATCCGCAAAGAAGAAGGCGGCTCCTTCTGCACAAGCAAGGAAGAGAGCATCCTCTACGTGAACGATTACTCTGATGGACCCACTACCTTTGCGCAGCTAGAGGAGTACCGCGACGACCACGGCCATGAGATGTACGTACTCAACAGAACCAAGCCCGTCCCGGGTTCCGCATCCTCCAGGTGTCCCATGCTGAGTGGGTTCGTCCAGCAGAAAAGCATGAAGGACGCTCTCCTCGACCACGAAATGGTGCAGACACTGACCAGATCAGGGGGGATGGGGCTTCGCAGAAACCCAGCAGACGGAGGAGAGGGACCCCTGACAACAGACCCAGAGGAGCTTTTCCTCAGTCAGAGCCTCCTCTTCGGATCGCAGGTTGCCTACGAGATCCACTGCTAA